From Loxodonta africana isolate mLoxAfr1 chromosome 2, mLoxAfr1.hap2, whole genome shotgun sequence, the proteins below share one genomic window:
- the LOC100660145 gene encoding olfactory receptor 2T33-like, whose translation MENANDTTGVNFILLGLFSDTQIHLFLFAMVLIIFITSLMGNALMIILIRVDPRLHTPMYFLLSQLSLTDMMLVSTVVPKMAANYLTGTRSISPTGCGAQIFLFLTLGGGECFLLAAMSYDRYVAICHPLCYSILMSQRLCLLMTAGSWLLGGVDGLMQAGATLSFPYCHSREINHFFCEAPSLVRLACADTTIFEFFMYVCCILMLLIPLSLILASYSLILAAVLRMQSAAAQKKAFTTCSSHLAVVGLFYGTLIFIYMRPKSYRSVGRDKVVSAFYTIFTPVLNPLIYSVRNKEVKGALRRWLEKHFMRY comes from the coding sequence ATGGAGAACGCAAATGACACCACAGGggtaaacttcattcttctagggctcttTAGTGACACACAGATCCACCTCTTCCTCTTTGCCATGGTGCTCAttatcttcatcacctcactgatgggcaatgCCCTTATGATCATCCTCATCCGTGTGGACCCTCGactccacacacccatgtacttcctgcttagtcAACTTTCCCTCACGGacatgatgctggtctccaccgttgttcccaaaatggcagccaactacctgacaGGCACTAGGTccatctctcccactggctgtggagccCAGATCTTCCTgtttctcactctgggagggggTGAGTGCTTCCTCTTagcggccatgtcctatgaccgctatgtggccatatgtcacccattGTGCTAttccattctcatgagtcagaggCTCTGCTTGCTCATGACggcaggttcctggctcctgggaggggtTGATGGGCTGATGCAagctggtgccactttgagcttcccttactgtcactcacgggaaatcaatcacttctTTTGTGAGGCACCATCgctggtacgccttgcctgtgctgacaccacgatttttgagtttttcatgtatgtctgctgcattctgatgctcttgatccctttgtctctcattttggcctcatacagccttatcctggctgcagtgcttcGCATGCAGTCAGCTGCAGCCCAGAAGAAAGCCTTCACGACTTGCTCCTCTCACCTGGcagttgtgggactcttctatggcaccctcatattcatctacatgaggcccaaatcttACCGTTCAGTTGGCcgtgataaggtggtctcagctttttataccatcttcacacctgtcttgaacccgcTTATATACAGCGTGAGGAATAAAGAGGTCAAgggggccttgaggaggtggctggaaaaaCATTTTATGCGATATTGA